The Myroides fluvii region CTATTTAAAATATTAAAAATTAATGACATCAATTTAATAGATCACGTAAAATATATGTTTAAGTCTTCTATTATACCCGTAATTAATTGTTATCCAGATGAAATTACAGAAGAAGGTTTTGCAAATGGCAATGAGGAATATAAGGGAGATAAAAACTTTATTAATATTTATAATATAAGAAAACAATTATTTGAACATAAAATACATAAAGTGAAGATATAAGAATCAATTACCTAAACATTCATAGTAAAAAAATATTTTGTAATAGACAAAAGTCTATTTATTTCAATCTAAAAACACATAATTAAAGCTAAATATACACCCCGACAACACAATAATACCATAACAAGCATGTCATTTCACAACAAAATACATCAAATTAAATTAGTTAACTAATAATATAAAATAAACACAACAAAACACCAAAAAACAAAACAAAAACAAACAAAGGCTAAACCTAATATTTTTTCTAAAATATTCGCTTCCATCAATCAAAAAAACAGGTTATTATTTAACTTTTTAGTACTTTTTTAATACATTTAAAATCATTATATTTGATTTTAACCTAATTTACTAAGGTGAGCTATTAGGTGAGTTGGTTTTTTACAAACAATACAATAGATTGATTTAAAGATATTTACGAGGAGTGGTTCGAATCCTGCCACCCCGACAAAAAGAAAGCTCTAACGAAAGTTAGGGCTTTTTTTATATCCAGATTGAATCAAGTTCTACTTGAATTCAAATCGGATATAAAAAAGGCATACGAGCGCAGCGAAGCTTTCATTTGGTACAACTCTCCTTTTTAGAGGAACACCGACTGAAGGGAGGTAATCCTGCCACCCCGACAAAAGGAAAGCTCTAACGAAAGTTAGGGCTTTTTTTATATCCAGATTGAATCAAGTTCTACTTGAATTCAAATCGGATATAAAAAAGGCATACGAGCGCAGCGAAGCTTTCATTTGGTACAACTCTCCTTTTTAGAGGAACACCGACTGAAGGGAGGTAATCTGCCACCCCGACAAAAGGAAAGCTCTAACGAAAGTTAGGGCTTTTTTTGTGGTTGAAATTATCAAGTTTTACTTACTTTAGCAAAAAACAAATAACATCAGAACTTTTATTTACATATTCATTGTCCTTATTGGACTGATCAGTGGTTGTCATGCACAAAACAAATCCCATGAATCACTTGAGATAGAATTTCAAACTATCGAATCCATTGCTACTAAAAGTGAATTATATCAACAACTACAGAAGATAGAAGCACAGCCCAAAACACCCCATGCAAAGGAATTGAAAATTGGCTACACCATTCGATTAGCAGCCCTCTACGCACGAGAATCAGATGCTCTAAATGATAAAAGTACCAGCTTGTACAATCAGGCAATTCAATGGGTAGAACATGATAGCGATCTTGCATTCCAAACATGGGTGTATTCTAAAACGGGGTTTTATTACTATATCTACAACCAGTATACAGAAGCCTATCCGTATTTTACCAAATCGGCTCAGGCTTTGAATCAACTTTCAAACGCTGATTTATTTAGAGGAAATGAAGTTTTGAAGGAGAATGCTTACTTTTTTCAGACCATAACAGAATACGATACGAGTATTGATTTTCTCACAAGAGCGTTAAATATAATCCCTAAAAATTCAAAAGAATATCCAACGCTTCTCAATGCACTAGGTGCTAATTACTTCAATAAAAAAGATTTTATTACGGCAGAAAAGTACTTTATACGCACCAAAGAAAGCGCCATTACAGCCCAAGATAGCATTCGCTATGCTAAAGCTATTGGCGATTTAGCTCGAATTGAAATTACGCGAAGTAATTGGAAAAAGGCTGAACAACTCTTATTAGAAGATATTGCTATTTCTGCTCGTATTGGCGAATTTAGAAATGAAATGTACGCTCAATTGCAATTGAGTAAAATGTATTTTAAGCAAGGATTATTGGCTGAAGCCAAACAAACCCTACTTGAAGTCAAAACTTATGCCGATAGCAAGAGCTATTTAAAAATTTACGCAAAAGAAAGTACCGATTTACTTTTGCAAATAGCTATAGTTCAAAAGAATGAACAGGAAGAGCTTACATTGAGAAGAGAATTAGACCGTTTAAATTTACAAGTAAAAACAGAAGATAAAAGCATTATTGACAAAGTAGCGCTCAACTATCAAAAGAAAAACATCGAATGGGAATTGAGTTTGCAACAGATTAAACTTGAGCAAGTACAAGTGTTACAGAGAACCTGGTTCTTTATCAGTTTCTTACTTTCTATTATTGTTATTCTTATCTATATTCTATACAAACGCCGCATTAAATTAAATGATGTGAAATTTCAAAATAAACTACTGGGTTTTCAAAATGACAAAATGCAAATGGAAGCTAAGTTGACAGATGCACATAACTCCTTGGATTCCTTTTATACCTACCTAGA contains the following coding sequences:
- a CDS encoding tetratricopeptide repeat protein yields the protein MKIGYTIRLAALYARESDALNDKSTSLYNQAIQWVEHDSDLAFQTWVYSKTGFYYYIYNQYTEAYPYFTKSAQALNQLSNADLFRGNEVLKENAYFFQTITEYDTSIDFLTRALNIIPKNSKEYPTLLNALGANYFNKKDFITAEKYFIRTKESAITAQDSIRYAKAIGDLARIEITRSNWKKAEQLLLEDIAISARIGEFRNEMYAQLQLSKMYFKQGLLAEAKQTLLEVKTYADSKSYLKIYAKESTDLLLQIAIVQKNEQEELTLRRELDRLNLQVKTEDKSIIDKVALNYQKKNIEWELSLQQIKLEQVQVLQRTWFFISFLLSIIVILIYILYKRRIKLNDVKFQNKLLGFQNDKMQMEAKLTDAHNSLDSFYTYLDSKNDQVKQLEREISLIKNKEQKISLEALLTSHLMTDDNWAFFKQAFREEQTTYYQQLLTRFPNLTESNLRIILLQKLGLNNQEMAQIIGITPDAVKKAKQRLRKKYSKNEEDIFEFSLFLGDD